In Rosa chinensis cultivar Old Blush chromosome 1, RchiOBHm-V2, whole genome shotgun sequence, a genomic segment contains:
- the LOC112182150 gene encoding crossover junction endonuclease MUS81 codes for MERHKRLVVCSENEALAEYMLSKWQEMADKKPKGISENIEKTLTKAYSNVCNSKNPVKTLKEFSQIKGVGKWILKLMQGYFDTGSGSSEPEDVTKKGKRTKGSKRYVPQKNSVAYALLITLYRGTESGNEFMRKQELIDAAEASGLSRVPIMPEKGKGIPVHLGNSTREWYSGWSCMKTLITKGLVVKSSCPAKYMLTQEGKEAARECLVRSGLADPVEIISNARELSIGDVDISHQELSSPDSATDMTLLSCNSSRNKNSIDIPQEYLDKFTRMGYSEEQMNRAISEVLETSHNKEISSLWPSVLCRLREDEVYGFHMKSQSIRGNLRATPSTHTLVNGDRDCVRLPNTSRDGGPTPRINSDKVASKLFTTGAPSSPSCPVPKSSLAGVEASSKALSVPPLSFGEKFEDAYELVFVLDDREQLAAQISRSRSIIESVISGCKITVEVRRLPVGDGIWIARHKHLKSEYVLDFIVERKNVDDLRCSIRDNRYRDQKLRLLRCGLKKLIYLVEGDPNSSEAAESIKTACFTTELLEGFDVQRTGNLTETLRKYGYLTEAIFKYYKDLSEEQHKQAGVCPPFDEFNKRCQDLDKMTVSDVFAIQLMQVPQVTEEVAIAVLDLYPTVISLAREYSLLEGDVGAQEEMLRTQSNNVVNAAASKNIFHFVWGID; via the exons ATGGAGCGGCACAAGCGGTTGGTGGTGTGCTCTGAGAATGAAGCGCTGGCAGAGTACATGTTGAGTAAGTGGCAGGAAATGGCAGACAAGAAGCCCAAAGGAATCTCTGAAAACATTGAAAAGACTCTTACCAAGGCATACTCCAATGTCTGCAACTCTAAGAATCCTGTTAAAACCCTCAAAGAGTTTTCCCAAATCAA GGGTGTTGGGAAGTGGATTTTGAAGCTTATGCAAGGGTACTTTGACACCGGTTCAGGCAGTTCTGAACCAGAAGATGTAACTAAAAAGG GTAAGAGAACCAAAGGAAGCAAACGCTATGTTCCACAAAAGAATTCTGTAGCATATGCGTTACTGATCACACTTTACAG GGGAACTGAAAGTGGGAATGAATTTATGCGTAAACAGGAGCTCATTGATGCAGCTGAAGCAAGTGGACTATCTCGTGTTCCGATTAT GCCAGAGAAGGGAAAGGGAATACCGGTACACCTGGGAAATTCTACAAGGGAATGGTATAGTGGTTGGTCCTGCATGAAGACATTGATAACCAAGGGACTGGTTGTGAAATCAAGTTGCCCAGCAAA GTACATGCTTACTCAAGAAGGTAAGGAGGCTGCTCGTGAATGTCTCGTGAGGTCTGGTTTGGCGGATCCTGTAGAAATAATTTCTAATGCCAGGGAGTTGTCTATCGGGGATGTGGACATTTCACATCAGGAACTTTCTAGTCCTGACTCGGCCACAGATATGACATTGTTATCCTGTAATTCAAGTAGGAATAAAAACTCAATTGATATTCCACAGGAATATCTTGACAAG TTTACACGCATGGGGTATTCTGAGGAACAGATGAACCGAGCTATCAGTGAAGTTTTAGAGACTTCCCATAACAAGGAAATCTCTTCACTATGGCCATCAGTTCTTTGTCGCCTTCGAGAAGATGAGGTTTATGGTTTTCATATGAAGTCTCAAAGCATAAGGGGAAATCTTCGGGCAACACCATCCACTCATACTCTTGTGAATG GTGATAGAGATTGTGTTAGACTGCCCAACACTTCTAGGGATGGAGGTCCTACGCCAAGAATTAATTCTGACAAGGTTGCATCAAAGTTGTTTACGACGGGAGCTCCTTCATCTCCT AGTTGTCCTGTGCCAAAGTCCAGTTTGGCTGGTGTTGAAGCAAGTTCGAAAGCTCTGTCTGTGCCACCTTTAAGCTTTGGGGAGAAATTTGAAGATGCATATGAACTAGTCTTTGTATTGGATGATCGAGAACAATTGGCCGCTCAGAT ATCACGGTCTAGGAGCATTATCGAGAGTGTTATTTCTGGATGCAAAATCACAGTAGAG GTTAGGCGGTTACCAGTTGGAGACGGAATTTGGATAGCTCGGCACAAACATCTGAAGAGTGAATATGTACTTGATTTTATTGTTGAGAGGAAAAATGTTGATGATTTGCGCTGTTCAATCAGAGACAACCGTTACAGGGATCAAAAATTGAGACTTTTG CGGTGTGGACTTAAGAAGCTCATATATCTCGTGGAAGGTGATCCAAATTCTAGTGAAGCAGCAGAAAGCATCAAAACAGC TTGCTTTACAACCGAGCTTTTGGAGGGCTTTGATGTTCAGAGAACGGGAAACCTGACTGAAACCTTGAGGAAGTATGGTTATCTTACTGAAGCAATTTTTAAATATTACAAAGATCTCTCTGAGGAACAGCATAAGCAAGCTGGAGTTTGTCCTCCTTTTGATGAATTTAACAAAAGGTGCCAAGACCTGGACAAGATGACAGTCAGTGACGTATTTGCCATTCAGCTCATGCAG